The Polaribacter sp. HaHaR_3_91 genomic sequence GGGGCATGGAAAATTTGTTGCCAACTCTGGTTTAATTGTACACCCAAATTATAGGAATATTGGGTTATCAAAAAAAATAAAACAAAAAATATTTGAGCATTCTAGAACTAAATTTCCAGATGCGAAAGTTTTTAGTATTACAACTGGTTTTGCTGTAATGAAATTAAATAGCGACTTAGGCTATAAACCTGTACCTTTTTCTGAGTTAACAGACGATCAATCTTTTTGGGATGGATGCCAAACTTGTAGAAACTACGATGTTTTAACAAGAACAGACAGAAAAATGTGTTTGTGTACGGGGATGCTTTTTGATCCTGCAAAAATAAAAAAAGAAGAGAAAACTCCTTTTAAAGAAAAAACATTTCAAAGATTAAAACGAATAAAACAAGCATTGTTTCTTAAAAAAAATAAAGAATAATATTATGAAAAAATTAGTAATAGCTTATAGTGGAGGTTTAGACACATCTTATTGTGCAGTTAGTTTATCTAAAGAATATGATGTACATGCCGTAAGTGTTAACACAGGCGGATTTACAACAGAAGAGATTAAACACATTGAAAGTAACGCCTATAAAATGGGAGTTTCTACGTACAAAAATATTGATGCAGTTGCTACGTTCTACAACAAAGTAGTAAAGTATTTAATTTTTGGTAACGTATTAAAAAACGCTACGTATCCACTTTCTGTAAGTGCAGAGAGAATTATTCAGGCAATTGAAATTGTAGAATACGCAAAGAGTATTGGAGCTGAATATATTGCTCACGGTAGTACAGGTGCAGGAAATGATCAAGTTCGTTTTGATATGATTTTTCAAACTTTGGCTCCTGGAATCAAAATTATTACGCCAATTAGAGACCAAAAATTAACAAGACAAGAAGAAATAGATTATTTAAAATCTGAAGGTATTGATATGCCTTGGGAAAAATCTAAATATTCTGTAAACAAAGGTCTTTGGGGAACTAGTGTTGGTGGAGTAGAAACTTTAAAGTCAGAATTACCTTTACCTAGTGAAGCATATCCTTCTCAATTAGAAAAAGAAGGTGAAGAAAAAGTAACTCTAACTTTTAAAAATGGTGAATTTGTTGCTTTAAACGGACAAGAAAATGCTCCGGAAGTAAATATCGAAAAATTAAACGACATCGCTTCTGCATATGCAATTGGTAGAGACATTCATGTTGGTGATACAATTGTTGGTACAAAAGGAAGAGTTGGTTTTGAAGCTGCAGCGGCTTTAATCACAGTAAAAGCACACCATTTGTTAGAGAAACACAACTTAACAAAATGGCAATTACAGCATAAAGAGTATTTATCTAGTTTTTACGGAATGCATTTACATGAAGGGCAATATTTAGATCCTGTAATGAGAGATACGGAAGCTTTTTTACAAAGTTCTCAAAAAATGGTTTCAGGTAATGTAGTAGTTTCTTTGAAACCTTATCATTTTACTTTAGACGGAATAATTTCTGATCACGATTTAATGTCTAGTGCATTTAGTACGTATGGAGAAGAAAACAAAGCTTGGACAGCAGATGATGCAAAAGGTTTTATTAAAATTTTAGGAAATCAGAATAAAATATACAGACAAGTAAATAACAAATAATGTTGAATCGTGTAATTGTTTAAGTGATTATTTTCACAACGATTACACAACATAACAATTACACGATTAAACAGTTACACAGTTAAAAATTTTCAAAAGCATGAAAAATTTAGAAGTAGGAATTATAGGAGGAGCTGGTTATACTGCTGGTGAATTAATTAGATTATTGTTGAATCATCCAAAGACAAATATCAATTTTGTATACAGTACTTCTAACGCTGGTAACAAATTGTATAAAGTGCATCAAGATTTAATTGGTGATACAGACATCAGTTTTACAAGTGAAATAAATGCTGATGTAGATGTTTTATTTTTATGCTTAGGTCATGGAAACTCAACTTCATTTTTACAAAAAAACAGCTTTTCTGATAACACGAAAATTATTGATTTAAGTAATGATTTTAGATTACTTGCTGATAAGAATTTTGAAGGTAAAGATTTTGTGTACGGTTTACCAGAATTAGATAAAGAAAGTATAAAAACAGCAAAATACATTGCAAATCCTGGTTGTTTTGCCACTGCAATACAATTGGCTATTTTACCTTTAGCAGCAAATGGTTTGTTAAAAGATGATGTGCATATTAATGCAGTAACAGGTGCAACTGGAGCAGGAACGTCATTATCTGCAACGACACATTTTACATGGAGAGATAATAACTTTTCTCATTATAAAGCATTTAATCATCAACATTTAGGAGAGTACAACCAAACTGTAAACCAACTACAACCTAGTTTTAATTCTGAAATTAATTTTATGCCAAATCGTGGTGATTTTTCTAGAGGAATTTTTGCAACTACGTATACAAAGTTCGATGGTTCTCTTAAAGAAGCAACAGAAATTTATAAGGCGTATTATAAAGATGCTGCTTTTACCTTTGTTTCTGATGAAAGCATTTTTATGAAACAAGTTGTAAACACCAACAAGTGTTTAGTACAGTTAGAAAAACACGGCAATAAGTTGTTAATTACAACCACTATTGATAATTTATTAAAAGGCGCTTCTGGTGCTGCAATTCAGAATTTAAACTTAATGCATGGTTTTGAAGAAACCCTAGGTTTAAATTTAAAAGCAAATTACTTCTAGTAGTAAGTAACTCGAGTTAGCGATTGAAACTTTTCGGCTACGCTCAAGACAGGCTCCATCCTTTTTTGGTGTCGGTTTAAAAAAATTTGTATCGAGAACAAAATAAGATATAGTGTAAAGCGCAACCTTTAGGGAACGTAAAAAAATATTAATTATGAAAGCAGCAATTATTGGAGCAGGAAGTTTAGGACAGTCTATTGCCAAAGGTTTATTAAAAAACAAAGTGGTAAGTTCTTTGTATTTAACAAAACGAAATACAAGTTCAATAGCAAGTTTTAACACTTATAATGAAGTAGTTTTAACTTCGGATAATGAAGAAGCTGTTAAAAATTCTGACATTTTAATATTTGCCGTTCAACCAAGACATTTAGATAAAATTTTAAAAGATTTAAAATCTCTTTTAACAGAAAATCATGTTATAATTACAGTAATTACAGGTTTTTCTATAGAAAAAATAGAGGCTATTATTGGAGTCGATAAATTTATTATTCGTTCTATGCCAAATACTGCAGCTGCTGTTGGTCAGTCTATGACATGCCTTTCGCCAAATACAAAAGGAAAAGAAAAAGTGGAATTAGCCAAAACTATTTTTAATAGCTTAGGTCAGTCTATGGAAATTCCGGAAGAACAATTACAAGCCGCAACAGTAATTTGTGCAAGCGGAATTGCTTTTTGGATGCGCTTAATTCGTGCCACTACACAAGGCGCAATTCAGTTAGGTTTTGAAGCCGATGAAGCCCATAAATTAGCCATGCAAACATGTTTTGGTGCGGCTAGTTTATTAAAAGAATCAGGCAATCATCCAGAAGCAGAAATAGACAGAGTTACCACTCCTGGTGGTTGTACAATAGAAGGGTTAAACGAAATGGAACACCAAGGTTTAAGCTCTTCTTTAATTAAAGGGATCAATAAATCTTTCGATAAAATTAACCAAATTAAAAACTAATCAACGGGTGTAAACCCATTGCTACTAAAAACTATCATTATGCCATTATTTAACGTTTATCCTCTGTACAATGTTACTCCTGTAAAAGCTAAAGGAGTTTATGTTTATGACGAAAACAAAACAGAATATTTAGATTTATATGGCGGACATGCTGTAATTTCTATAGGTCATGCACATCCTAAATACGTAAAAGCGATAACCAGTCAGGTTGAAAAACTAGGTTTTTATTCGAATGCTATTCAGAATCCTTTACAAGTTCAATTAGCCGATAAATTAGAAGCCCTTTCTGGCTGCAAAGACTACGAATTATTTTTATGTAATTCTGGTGCTGAAGCAAATGAAAATGCCCTAAAATTAGCTTCTTTTAAAACCGGAGAATTTAGAGTTATTGCGTTTAAAAATGGTTTTCATGGTAGAACTTCTGCTGCGGTTGCTGCAACCGATAATAAAAATATTATTGCACCAATTAACGCGCAACAAAAGGTTACTATTTTAGAATTAAATGATATTGACGCTGTAAAAACAGAACTAGAAAAAGGTGATGTTTGTGCGGTTATCGTTGAATTTATTCAGGGAGTTGGTGGTTTAGATCAAGCAACTAGTGAGTTTTTCGAACAAGTAGATGTACTTTGTAAAGCAAATAACACCTTTTTTATTGCCGATGAAGTGCAGTCTGGTTACGGTAGGTCTGGTAAATTCTTTGCTTTTCAGCATTATAATGTAACTCCCGATGTTATTTCGATAGCAAAAGGAATGGGAAATGGTTTCCCGATTGGGGGAATTTTAATTCACCCAAATGTTGAAGCTAAATTCGGAATGTTAGGGACTACTTTTGGAGGAAATCATTTGGCTTGTGCTGCTGGTTTATCTGTTTTAAAAGTAATTGAAGAGGAAAACCTAATAGATAATGTAAATGAAATGTCTTGCTATTTCATAAAAATTGCAAAGACAATTCCACAAATAAAGAATATAAAAGGTAAAGGATTAATGCTTGGTTTAGAATTCGATTTTGAAGTTGGAGATTTACGTAAGAAGCTAATTTATGACTATCATATTTTTACAGGTGGTGCGATGAATAAAAACCTTTTAAGAATTTTACCTCCATTAACACTAAAGAAAGAGCATATCAATCAGTTTTTTGAAGCTTTGGTTGATGCTTTAGGAGAATAATTTGCTCCCGTAAAGTCGCAAAGATTTTTACTTAAACTAATACTAGAAACTGCAACTGATTACTATAAACTTAAACTATGAATACGTTATTATCAATTGAAATTAGAAATGCTGTTTTACTTACAATGGCAGAACTTCTTGATAAAGAAAGAGAAGCTATTATTTGTATCAACAAAAAAGATTTAGAATCTTATAAAGGAGATGATATTTCTATGTTCGATCGTTTAAAAGCGGATGATAAAAAAGTGGATGAAATGATTGCTGCTGCAAAACATTTAGCTTCACAAGAAGATCCGGTTGGTGTAGAGCGTTTTAGTTTTAAGCATGATAACGGAATGCAAGTCTATAATAAAACGGCTTCTTTTGGAACGATTCTTATTATTTATGAATCGAGACCAGATGTTACTGTAGAAGCTGCAGGAATTGCTTTTAAATCTGGAAATAAAATATTATTAAAAGGTGGTAAAGAATCTTTAAATTCTAACTTAAAAATTGTTGAATTATGGCATCAGGCTTTAAAAAAGCACAATGCTTCTACAGATTGGGTAGAATATTTACAATTTAACAGAACAGAAACACAAGCTTTTTTAGAAAAACCAACACAAAAGGTAGATTTAATTGTTCCTCGTGGTGGCGAACGTTTAATTGCTTTTGTAAAAAAACACGCTACGTGTCCTGTTATAATTAGCGGACGAGGAAACAACTTTGTGTATGTAAGTAATGATGCTGATTTAGATATTGCAATTGATGTGATCATCAACGGAAAATCAAAAATATCTGCTTGTAATGCTGTTGATAAAGTATTAATTGATGCTAATCTTACTAATAAAGAAGTATTCATCAATAAATTAATATCAAAATTAAACGAATCTAAAATTAAAGTTCTAGGTGATGAAACTGTAGCTAAAAACCATCAATTAAATCAGATTTCATCAAACGAAGTTTGGTACGAAGAGTTTTTAGATTATAAAATTGTAATTGGTGAAATAGCTTCAAATACTGACGCTATTGCAATGATTAACAAATATGCTGGCGGACATTCATCAGCAATTATTACTAAAGAAATTAAGAAAGCTAAAGTATTTATGGAAAACGTAGATACCGCAGTTGTCTATCATAACGCTTCTACTCGTTTTACAGATGGTGGTCAATTAGGTTTGGGTGGCGAATTAGCAATTAGTACAGACAAATTACACCAACGTGGGCCAATCGGTTTACAGCATTTGGTAACCAATAAATGGTACGTTCATGGAAATGGACAGGTGAGAAGTTAAAAATTTTAGTTGGCAGTTTACAATCACAGTAAACAGTTGAAAATTAAACACAATGCAAAAAAAGAAACGTATTTTATTAAAAATAGGCTCTAACACGCTTACCAAAGAAACGGATAATATTTCTAGAGGAAAAATTGAAGATATTGCGAATCAGATTGCAAAATTACAAGATACTTGTGAGTTTATTATAGTAAGTTCTGGAGCAATTGCCGTTGCAAAACAGTTTGTAAAACTAGAAAGTAAACATGAAGAAGTTTTTGTAAAACAAGCTTTGGCTTCTATTGGTCAGCCACATTTAATTAGAATCTATCAAGAAATTTTTAGAGAATACGGTTTATTGAGTTCTCAATGCCTTCTCTCCTATTCAGATTTTGAAAAACAACAAAGTAAAACCAATATTGTAAACACTATTAATGTGTTGGTAAACAACAACTACATTCCTATTATTAACGAAAATGATACGGTTGCAACCGATGAAATTCAGTTTGGTGATAATGATAAACTAGCAGCTTTAACAGCTACTTTATTACATGTAGATTTACTAATTATTGCCACAAATACCAATGGAATTTACACCAAAGAGTCTTTTAAAAACAACGCACCAGAAACTATTTTGGTTGTTGAAGATTTTGACCATTTAAAGGATGAAGTTGTAAATTCTAAATCATCCCACGGAAGTGGCGGAATGGCTTCTAAAGTTGAAGCAGCAGAACTTGCAAAAAACGCAAACATAGAAACTTGGATTGTAAACGGTTTAGAAGACAATTTTATGACCAATGCCATGAATAATACAGTACCATTTACAAAAATAAAATAATTTACCTAAAAGGTTTTAAAACCTTTTAGGTATCATAAAAGAAGGCCTATAAAATTTAAAATCTATAGGATCTGATAAAAAAAAGTAAAAAATGAAACATTACACATCCATTAACGACATAGACAATATCAATTCTTGGATTGAAGAAGCAAAAACAATTAAAGCAAACCCTCTAAAGAACATTGAGTTAGGAAGAAACAAAACATTAGGTTTGTTATTTTTCAACTCTAGCTTGCGTACACGTTTAAGTACACAAAAAGCAGCTTTAAATTTAGGCATGGATCCTATTGTAATGAATGTTTCTGGGGATGCCTGGGGAATTGAGTTTGGCGATGGAACAGTAATGAATGGAAACACTGCAGAACATATTAAAGAAGCTGCCGCTGTAGTATCTCAATATTGCGATATTATTGCTGTAAGAGCTTTTCCTACCTTAACGGATAAAGAACTAGACGAATCAGAACAGATATTAAATTCATTTGTAGAATTTGCTTCAGTACCAGTTATAAGCATGGAAAGTGCTACTGGTCATCCTTTGCAAGGTTTAACAGACGCAATTACTATTTCTGAAAACACTACAAAAAAGAAACCAAAAATAGTGTTAAGTTGGGCTCCACACGTAAAGGCTTTGCCACACGCTGTTGCTAATAGCTTTACACAAGCAATGCAAAAAATGGATATCGAATTTGTAATTGCAAACCCTGAAGGTTATAATTTAAGTTCAGAAATAACAAAGGACACTCCTATTTATCATAATCAGGAAGAAGCTTTTAAAGATGCAGATTTTATCTATACAAAGAACTGGAGTTCTTACGATGACTACGGAAAAATATTAAAAACAGATTTAGATTGGATGATTACCAAAGAAAAAATTGGTGAAGCAAAATTTATGCACTGTTTACCTGTTAGAAGAAATGTTGTAGTAGAAGATGCTATTTTAGATTCTGACAGTTCATTAGTTATTGAACAAGCAAATAACAGAACATACGCTGCTCAATTGGTATTAAAGAAGATATTAGAAAACAACTAACGTCATTGCGAGGCACGAAGTAATCTGTCTATTTAATTAAGAGATTGCTTCGTCATTCTTCCTCGCAATGACAGATACTTAACAAAAATGGAAAAACTATCAATCATAAAAATTGGAGGAAACATCATTGAAGATGAAACTTCTTTAAATGCTTTTCTAAAATTATTTTCTAACTTAGACGGATACAAAATTTTGGTCCACGGAGGAGGAAAACGTGCCACTCATATTGCTTCTAAATTAGGTATCGAATCTAAAATGGTAAATGGTAGACGTATTACAGATGCAGAAACGCTGGAAGTAATCACCATGGTTTATGGTGGCTTGGTCAATAAAAATATTGTAGCTAAATTACAAGCATTGCAAGTTGATGCTATTGGTTTAACAGGAGCTGATATTAACAGTATTAAATCAGAAAAAAGACCTGTTAAGAATGTCGATTTTGGTTTTGTAGGTGATGTAAAACAAGTGGCTTCTAATTCTATTGATAAATTAATTAAAGCTAATTTTACACCTGTTTTTTGTGCAATTACACACGACGGAAACGGACAATTATTAAATACCAATGCAGATACAATTGCGAGTACCATTGCAGTTGGTATGAGTGAAATCTACGAAACATCTATTTATTATTGCTTTGAATTAAATGGTGTTTTAAAAGATTTTAATGATAAAAATTCTGTGGTAAAAAAAATCGATACAGATACATATAAAGAATTATTAGACGCTAAAATTATTACAGACGGAATGATTCCAAAAATAGACAACTGTTTTGATGCTTTAGATAATGGAGTTTCAAAAGTACATATTGGAAATACATCTATGCTAACAAAAGAAAACGATAATTTTACCACAATAACATTATAAAAAATGAATATTGAAAAATTAACAGAAAAGGCTATTTCTCTTTTAAAGAACTTGATTGAAACACAATCATTTTCTCAAGAAGAAGAAAATACAGCAAAATTGATAGAAGGTTGGTTTATAGAAAATAAAATACCTTTTAAAAGAACAAAAAATAATATTTGGGCAACCAACAAATATTTTGATGACAGCAAACCAACCTTATTGTTAAATTCCCATCACGATACCGTACATCCAAATTCAGCATACACCAATGATCCTTTAAAAGCCATTGTAAAAGATGGTAAATTATATGGGTTAGGTTCTAATGATGCGGGTGGTTGTTTGGTTTCTTTAATGGCTACATTCACTAATTTTTATGCACAAGAAAACCTAAAATACAATTTGGTAATTGTAGCTTCTGCAGAAGAAGAAAATAGTGGTCCTAATGGACTAAATAGTATGTTATCTATTATTCCACATATTGATGTAGCAATTGTTGGTGAACCTACTTTAATGAATTTAGCGGTTGCAGAAAAAGGTTTAGTTGTTTTTGATGCTGTTGTAGAAGGAACTCCGAGTCATGCTGCACACCCAAATAATAACAACTCTATTTACAATACTATTGAAGTATTACAATGGTTTAAAGATTTTAAGTTCGAGAAACCTTCTGTGGCTTTAGGTGATGTAAAAATGACCGTTACACAAATTTCTGCAGGTTCTCAACACAATGTTGTGCCAGCACATGTAGATTTAGTAGTAGATGTACGTGTAAATGATGCGTATTCGAATAAAGAAATTAATGAAATATTACAAGAAAAAGCACCTTGTACTACAATTACACCAAGAAGTTTACGATTAAACTCCTCTTGCATTTCTACAAATCATGACTTGGTAAAAGCAGGAATTGCGATGGGAAGAGAAACTTACGGTTCTCCTACGCTATCCGACCAATCTGTGTTAACTTGCCAATCCTTAAAGTTAGGACCTGGAGACAGTACTCGTTCTCATTCTGCCAATGAATTTATTTATCTTGCAGAAATTGAAGAAGGAATTCAAATTTATGTAGAATTGCTGAATAGAGTAATTGTTTAAAAAGTAATATAACAAAACGTCAAAACGAGGAAGTATCACAAAGTTATCTCTCAATTAATAAAGAGATTGCTTCGTACCTCGCAATGACAACAAAATATAAAAAATATGAAACTTTGGGATAAAGGATTTTCAATAGATCAACAAATAGAAAGATTTACCGTTGGTAATGATAGAGAAATTGATATGCATATTGCTAAATATGATGTTCAGGCTTCTTTGGCTCATGCCATAATGCTAGAATCAATTGGTATTATTACTGCGGATGAATTGAAAGACTTAAAAAGAGGATTGCAAGAATTAGCGGATGATATTGAAAACGGAACCTTTGTTATAGAAGCTTCTTTTGAAGATGTACATTCTAAAATTGAATGGGAATTAACCAATAAGTTAGGCGAAGTTGGTAAGAAAATCCATACTGCTCGTTCTAGAAATGACCAGGTTTTAGTAGCACTACAGTTGTACTACAAGGAGAACTTGGCAATTATCAACGATAAAACAAAAACACTTTTTGATACCCTTTTAGGATTAGCAGAAACACATAAAGAAAGTCTTTTACCTGGTTATACACATTTGCAAGTTGCCATGCCATCATCTTTTGGTTTGTGGTTTTCTGCGTATGCGGAATTGTTAATAGACGATGTATATATGTTAAATGCAGTTTCTAGAGTTGTAGACCAAAATCCATTAGGTTCTGCAGCTGGTTACGGATCTTCTTTTCCTATAGACAGAGAATTAACCACCAAGGAATTAGAATTCGCTACGATGAAATACAATGTAGTTGCAGCCCAATTAAGTCGTGGAAAAAGCGAGCGTTCTATTGCTTCCGCCTTAGGCGGATTATGTAACACCATGTCTCGTTTTGCAATGGATGTTTGTTTATACATGAGTCAGAACTTTGGGTTTATTACTTTTCCTGACGAATTAACAACAGGA encodes the following:
- a CDS encoding GNAT family N-acetyltransferase — encoded protein: MEIVIANKSHIVYADIICKTIEDAAQVRGTGIAKRKPEYVATKMENGNAVIALQNGEFAGFCYIEKWGHGKFVANSGLIVHPNYRNIGLSKKIKQKIFEHSRTKFPDAKVFSITTGFAVMKLNSDLGYKPVPFSELTDDQSFWDGCQTCRNYDVLTRTDRKMCLCTGMLFDPAKIKKEEKTPFKEKTFQRLKRIKQALFLKKNKE
- a CDS encoding argininosuccinate synthase, with product MKKLVIAYSGGLDTSYCAVSLSKEYDVHAVSVNTGGFTTEEIKHIESNAYKMGVSTYKNIDAVATFYNKVVKYLIFGNVLKNATYPLSVSAERIIQAIEIVEYAKSIGAEYIAHGSTGAGNDQVRFDMIFQTLAPGIKIITPIRDQKLTRQEEIDYLKSEGIDMPWEKSKYSVNKGLWGTSVGGVETLKSELPLPSEAYPSQLEKEGEEKVTLTFKNGEFVALNGQENAPEVNIEKLNDIASAYAIGRDIHVGDTIVGTKGRVGFEAAAALITVKAHHLLEKHNLTKWQLQHKEYLSSFYGMHLHEGQYLDPVMRDTEAFLQSSQKMVSGNVVVSLKPYHFTLDGIISDHDLMSSAFSTYGEENKAWTADDAKGFIKILGNQNKIYRQVNNK
- the argC gene encoding N-acetyl-gamma-glutamyl-phosphate reductase; this encodes MKNLEVGIIGGAGYTAGELIRLLLNHPKTNINFVYSTSNAGNKLYKVHQDLIGDTDISFTSEINADVDVLFLCLGHGNSTSFLQKNSFSDNTKIIDLSNDFRLLADKNFEGKDFVYGLPELDKESIKTAKYIANPGCFATAIQLAILPLAANGLLKDDVHINAVTGATGAGTSLSATTHFTWRDNNFSHYKAFNHQHLGEYNQTVNQLQPSFNSEINFMPNRGDFSRGIFATTYTKFDGSLKEATEIYKAYYKDAAFTFVSDESIFMKQVVNTNKCLVQLEKHGNKLLITTTIDNLLKGASGAAIQNLNLMHGFEETLGLNLKANYF
- the proC gene encoding pyrroline-5-carboxylate reductase, with translation MKAAIIGAGSLGQSIAKGLLKNKVVSSLYLTKRNTSSIASFNTYNEVVLTSDNEEAVKNSDILIFAVQPRHLDKILKDLKSLLTENHVIITVITGFSIEKIEAIIGVDKFIIRSMPNTAAAVGQSMTCLSPNTKGKEKVELAKTIFNSLGQSMEIPEEQLQAATVICASGIAFWMRLIRATTQGAIQLGFEADEAHKLAMQTCFGAASLLKESGNHPEAEIDRVTTPGGCTIEGLNEMEHQGLSSSLIKGINKSFDKINQIKN
- a CDS encoding aspartate aminotransferase family protein, coding for MPLFNVYPLYNVTPVKAKGVYVYDENKTEYLDLYGGHAVISIGHAHPKYVKAITSQVEKLGFYSNAIQNPLQVQLADKLEALSGCKDYELFLCNSGAEANENALKLASFKTGEFRVIAFKNGFHGRTSAAVAATDNKNIIAPINAQQKVTILELNDIDAVKTELEKGDVCAVIVEFIQGVGGLDQATSEFFEQVDVLCKANNTFFIADEVQSGYGRSGKFFAFQHYNVTPDVISIAKGMGNGFPIGGILIHPNVEAKFGMLGTTFGGNHLACAAGLSVLKVIEEENLIDNVNEMSCYFIKIAKTIPQIKNIKGKGLMLGLEFDFEVGDLRKKLIYDYHIFTGGAMNKNLLRILPPLTLKKEHINQFFEALVDALGE
- a CDS encoding glutamate-5-semialdehyde dehydrogenase, whose translation is MNTLLSIEIRNAVLLTMAELLDKEREAIICINKKDLESYKGDDISMFDRLKADDKKVDEMIAAAKHLASQEDPVGVERFSFKHDNGMQVYNKTASFGTILIIYESRPDVTVEAAGIAFKSGNKILLKGGKESLNSNLKIVELWHQALKKHNASTDWVEYLQFNRTETQAFLEKPTQKVDLIVPRGGERLIAFVKKHATCPVIISGRGNNFVYVSNDADLDIAIDVIINGKSKISACNAVDKVLIDANLTNKEVFINKLISKLNESKIKVLGDETVAKNHQLNQISSNEVWYEEFLDYKIVIGEIASNTDAIAMINKYAGGHSSAIITKEIKKAKVFMENVDTAVVYHNASTRFTDGGQLGLGGELAISTDKLHQRGPIGLQHLVTNKWYVHGNGQVRS
- the proB gene encoding glutamate 5-kinase produces the protein MQKKKRILLKIGSNTLTKETDNISRGKIEDIANQIAKLQDTCEFIIVSSGAIAVAKQFVKLESKHEEVFVKQALASIGQPHLIRIYQEIFREYGLLSSQCLLSYSDFEKQQSKTNIVNTINVLVNNNYIPIINENDTVATDEIQFGDNDKLAALTATLLHVDLLIIATNTNGIYTKESFKNNAPETILVVEDFDHLKDEVVNSKSSHGSGGMASKVEAAELAKNANIETWIVNGLEDNFMTNAMNNTVPFTKIK
- a CDS encoding acetylornithine carbamoyltransferase, with protein sequence MKHYTSINDIDNINSWIEEAKTIKANPLKNIELGRNKTLGLLFFNSSLRTRLSTQKAALNLGMDPIVMNVSGDAWGIEFGDGTVMNGNTAEHIKEAAAVVSQYCDIIAVRAFPTLTDKELDESEQILNSFVEFASVPVISMESATGHPLQGLTDAITISENTTKKKPKIVLSWAPHVKALPHAVANSFTQAMQKMDIEFVIANPEGYNLSSEITKDTPIYHNQEEAFKDADFIYTKNWSSYDDYGKILKTDLDWMITKEKIGEAKFMHCLPVRRNVVVEDAILDSDSSLVIEQANNRTYAAQLVLKKILENN
- the argB gene encoding acetylglutamate kinase; translated protein: MEKLSIIKIGGNIIEDETSLNAFLKLFSNLDGYKILVHGGGKRATHIASKLGIESKMVNGRRITDAETLEVITMVYGGLVNKNIVAKLQALQVDAIGLTGADINSIKSEKRPVKNVDFGFVGDVKQVASNSIDKLIKANFTPVFCAITHDGNGQLLNTNADTIASTIAVGMSEIYETSIYYCFELNGVLKDFNDKNSVVKKIDTDTYKELLDAKIITDGMIPKIDNCFDALDNGVSKVHIGNTSMLTKENDNFTTITL
- a CDS encoding M20 family metallo-hydrolase gives rise to the protein MNIEKLTEKAISLLKNLIETQSFSQEEENTAKLIEGWFIENKIPFKRTKNNIWATNKYFDDSKPTLLLNSHHDTVHPNSAYTNDPLKAIVKDGKLYGLGSNDAGGCLVSLMATFTNFYAQENLKYNLVIVASAEEENSGPNGLNSMLSIIPHIDVAIVGEPTLMNLAVAEKGLVVFDAVVEGTPSHAAHPNNNNSIYNTIEVLQWFKDFKFEKPSVALGDVKMTVTQISAGSQHNVVPAHVDLVVDVRVNDAYSNKEINEILQEKAPCTTITPRSLRLNSSCISTNHDLVKAGIAMGRETYGSPTLSDQSVLTCQSLKLGPGDSTRSHSANEFIYLAEIEEGIQIYVELLNRVIV
- the argH gene encoding argininosuccinate lyase, translating into MKLWDKGFSIDQQIERFTVGNDREIDMHIAKYDVQASLAHAIMLESIGIITADELKDLKRGLQELADDIENGTFVIEASFEDVHSKIEWELTNKLGEVGKKIHTARSRNDQVLVALQLYYKENLAIINDKTKTLFDTLLGLAETHKESLLPGYTHLQVAMPSSFGLWFSAYAELLIDDVYMLNAVSRVVDQNPLGSAAGYGSSFPIDRELTTKELEFATMKYNVVAAQLSRGKSERSIASALGGLCNTMSRFAMDVCLYMSQNFGFITFPDELTTGSSIMPHKKNPDVFELIRGKCNKIQALHTEMVMITNNLPTGYHRDFQLLKENIIAAFEDVKDILDIFNYSIQQVIVKDIDLNDEKYQYLFTVDSINNLVVDGMSFREAYQKIGGQVQAGTYKPDLGKQHTHVGSIHNLSLDKIAEKYPK